The following proteins are encoded in a genomic region of Mycobacterium kiyosense:
- the mftE gene encoding putative mycofactocin system creatinine amidohydrolase family protein MftE, which translates to MGSTEQHGPHLPLDTDTRIATAVAGAIGARLDWPVAPAIAYGASGEHQSFAGTISIGTEALAALLVEYGRSATGWTRRLVFVNGHGGNVAALTHAVSLLRSEGRDAGWCPCVSGGGDAHAGHTETSVLLHISPEAVRTERIRAGNDAPLRELLPAMRRGGVAAVSDIGVLGDPTTATAVEGRRIFAEMVDDGIGRIARWRPGADGMLT; encoded by the coding sequence TTGGGTTCCACCGAACAGCATGGCCCGCACCTGCCGTTGGACACCGACACCCGAATCGCGACCGCCGTCGCCGGCGCGATCGGTGCCCGCCTCGACTGGCCGGTGGCGCCCGCGATCGCCTACGGCGCCAGCGGCGAGCACCAGAGTTTCGCCGGAACGATCTCGATCGGCACCGAGGCTCTGGCCGCCCTGCTGGTCGAGTACGGGCGCTCGGCCACCGGCTGGACGCGGCGCCTGGTCTTCGTCAACGGCCATGGCGGCAATGTCGCAGCCCTGACCCACGCGGTCAGCTTGTTGCGGTCCGAAGGCCGCGACGCCGGCTGGTGCCCGTGTGTGTCCGGCGGCGGCGACGCGCATGCCGGTCACACCGAAACTTCGGTCCTACTGCACATTTCACCGGAGGCCGTCCGCACCGAGCGGATCCGGGCGGGCAACGACGCGCCACTGCGCGAGTTACTACCGGCGATGCGCCGGGGCGGGGTGGCGGCAGTGAGCGACATCGGCGTGCTGGGGGACCCCACCACGGCCACCGCGGTCGAGGGGAGGCGGATCTTTGCTGAGATGGTCGACGACGGTATCGGTCGTATCGCCCGGTGGCGGCCCGGGGCCGACGGGATGTTGACATGA
- the mftF gene encoding putative mycofactocin biosynthesis glycosyltransferase MftF codes for MTQTRLPNGFAVQVDRRVRVLGDGKALLGGSPTRLLRLAPAAQSMLCDGRLQVQDEVSAQLARTLLDATVAHPRPATGPSHRDVTVVIPVRDNVIGVRRLVESLRGLRVIVVDDGSVRPVELDDFAGVYCDVEVLHHPRSRGPAAARNTGLAACTTDFVAFLDSDVAPRRGWLEALLGHFCDPTVALVAPRIVGLMPTENVIARYEAVHSSLDLGLREAPVLPHSTVSYVPSAAIVCRTSAIRGVGGFDETLHSGEDVDLCWRLVEAGARLRYEPIARVAHDHRTELRDWIARKAFYGGSAAPLSVRHPDKTAPVVISGWALMAWILMSLGTGLAQLASIMVALVTGRRIAKAMRSAETSLWDVIVVATRGLWSAALQLASALCRHYWPVALIAAIVSRHFRRVVVVAAVVDGVADWLRRRDAAEDDAEPIGLLTFLLLKRVDDLAYGIGLWYGVLRERNLSALKPQIRT; via the coding sequence ATGACACAAACCCGACTGCCGAACGGGTTTGCGGTGCAGGTCGATCGTCGCGTGCGGGTACTCGGCGACGGCAAGGCCCTGCTCGGTGGCTCACCGACCCGGTTACTGCGGTTGGCGCCCGCCGCGCAGAGCATGCTGTGCGACGGCCGCCTGCAAGTCCAGGACGAGGTCAGCGCCCAGCTGGCCCGCACCCTGCTCGACGCGACGGTAGCCCATCCACGGCCGGCCACCGGTCCGTCACACCGCGACGTCACCGTCGTTATTCCGGTGCGCGACAACGTAATCGGCGTGCGCCGGCTGGTGGAATCACTGCGCGGCCTGCGGGTCATCGTGGTGGACGACGGCTCGGTGCGCCCGGTGGAACTCGACGATTTCGCCGGCGTCTACTGTGACGTCGAAGTTCTGCACCACCCCCGCAGCAGGGGCCCGGCGGCCGCCCGCAACACCGGCCTGGCCGCCTGCACCACCGACTTCGTCGCGTTCCTGGACTCGGATGTGGCGCCGCGACGCGGGTGGCTGGAGGCCCTGCTCGGCCACTTCTGCGATCCCACTGTCGCGCTGGTGGCGCCGCGCATCGTCGGCCTGATGCCGACCGAGAATGTGATTGCCCGCTACGAGGCCGTGCACTCGTCGCTCGACCTGGGCCTGCGGGAGGCGCCGGTACTGCCGCACAGCACGGTGTCCTATGTGCCCAGCGCCGCGATCGTCTGCCGCACCTCGGCGATCCGCGGGGTGGGTGGCTTCGACGAGACACTGCACTCCGGAGAAGACGTCGACTTGTGTTGGCGGCTGGTGGAAGCCGGTGCCCGGTTGCGCTACGAACCGATCGCGCGGGTCGCGCACGACCATCGGACCGAATTGCGGGACTGGATCGCCCGTAAGGCCTTCTACGGTGGTTCGGCGGCACCGCTGTCGGTGCGGCACCCCGACAAGACCGCACCGGTGGTCATCTCCGGGTGGGCATTGATGGCCTGGATCCTGATGTCGCTCGGGACCGGACTGGCCCAGCTGGCCTCGATAATGGTGGCGCTGGTCACCGGTCGGCGCATCGCCAAGGCGATGCGCAGCGCCGAGACGTCACTGTGGGATGTGATCGTGGTCGCCACCCGGGGGTTGTGGTCGGCCGCGCTGCAACTGGCGTCGGCGCTGTGTCGGCATTACTGGCCGGTGGCGCTGATCGCGGCGATCGTGTCCCGGCACTTCAGGCGGGTCGTGGTGGTCGCGGCGGTGGTGGACGGTGTGGCGGATTGGCTGCGCCGGCGCGATGCGGCGGAGGACGACGCCGAACCGATCGGATTGCTGACCTTCCTGTTGCTCAAGCGGGTCGACGATCTGGCCTACGGAATCGGCTTGTGGTACGGGGTGCTGCGGGAACGCAACCTCAGCGCGCTCAAGCCGCAGATCCGGACGTAG
- a CDS encoding dehydrogenase, which yields MSAVAGHSDVLVVGAGSAGSVVAERLSTDPSRTVRVLEAGPGLSDAALLARTRNGLQLPIGSGSPLAERYLTTLTDHPVHRMPIVRGTTLGGSGAVNGGYFCRGLPGDFDGLGLPGWAWSDVLEHFRAIETDLDFDTAVHGGSGPIAVRRTSEFTGTSDAFVAAAERAGFSWLPDLNDVGPQLPSGIGAVPLNIVDGVRTGPGAAFLLPALRRPNLTLSERTRALRLCFSGVTVAGVDAVGPDGPVVFTADRIVLCAGAIRSAQLLMLSGVGQEAMLREAGVDVRATLPVGARCSDHPEWVMPTDWNVAVDRPVLEVVLTTADGIEIRPYTGGFVAMTGDGSAGHRDWPHVGVALMRPRSRGRITLTSADPGVPPRIEHRYDSEPGDVADLQAGVELARELCGTATHIGPSAWSTSQHLCGSAPMGRTGDSNAVVDNKCRVVGFENLWVIDGSVLPVVPSRGPHATIVMLAHRAAEFVQE from the coding sequence TTGTCCGCGGTCGCCGGGCACAGCGACGTCTTGGTCGTCGGCGCCGGAAGCGCTGGTTCGGTTGTTGCCGAACGTCTTTCCACCGACCCCAGCCGCACCGTGCGGGTTCTGGAAGCCGGGCCCGGATTGTCCGATGCCGCCCTGTTGGCCCGCACCCGCAACGGGCTGCAACTGCCGATCGGGTCGGGCAGCCCGCTGGCCGAGCGTTATCTGACGACGCTGACCGATCATCCGGTGCACCGGATGCCGATCGTGCGGGGCACCACGTTGGGCGGTTCCGGCGCCGTCAACGGCGGCTACTTCTGCCGGGGCCTACCCGGCGACTTCGACGGGCTCGGGCTGCCGGGTTGGGCGTGGTCCGACGTGCTGGAGCATTTCCGTGCCATCGAGACCGACCTCGATTTCGACACTGCCGTGCACGGTGGCAGCGGGCCCATCGCGGTTCGGCGGACGTCGGAGTTCACCGGTACCTCCGATGCGTTCGTCGCAGCTGCCGAGCGTGCCGGATTCAGCTGGCTGCCGGACCTCAATGATGTTGGGCCGCAGCTACCTTCGGGTATCGGCGCGGTGCCGCTGAACATCGTCGACGGCGTGCGTACCGGCCCTGGGGCGGCCTTTCTGTTGCCGGCGCTGCGGCGCCCCAATCTGACCCTGTCGGAGCGCACCCGCGCCCTGCGGTTGTGCTTCTCCGGCGTCACCGTGGCGGGGGTCGATGCGGTCGGTCCGGACGGCCCCGTGGTTTTTACTGCTGATCGAATCGTATTGTGCGCGGGCGCGATTCGATCGGCGCAGTTGCTGATGCTGTCGGGGGTGGGGCAGGAGGCGATGCTGCGGGAGGCCGGGGTCGACGTGCGCGCGACGTTGCCGGTCGGTGCCCGGTGCAGCGATCATCCGGAATGGGTGATGCCCACCGACTGGAACGTGGCAGTGGATCGGCCGGTGCTGGAGGTGGTGCTGACCACCGCTGACGGCATCGAGATTCGGCCGTACACCGGCGGTTTCGTGGCGATGACCGGTGATGGCAGTGCCGGGCACCGGGACTGGCCGCATGTCGGTGTTGCGCTGATGCGGCCGCGGTCGCGCGGACGGATCACCCTGACCTCAGCGGATCCCGGTGTGCCGCCCCGGATCGAACATCGCTACGACAGCGAACCCGGTGACGTCGCAGACCTGCAGGCGGGTGTCGAGCTGGCTCGCGAATTATGCGGTACCGCAACGCATATCGGACCGTCGGCTTGGTCGACGTCGCAGCACCTGTGCGGCAGCGCCCCGATGGGCCGCACGGGTGATTCAAATGCTGTCGTCGACAATAAGTGTCGCGTTGTCGGCTTCGAAAACCTCTGGGTGATAGACGGTTCCGTGCTGCCGGTGGTCCCCAGCCGCGGGCCGCACGCCACCATCGTGATGCTTGCGCACCGTGCGGCGGAATTCGTTCAGGAGTAA